In one Streptomyces sp. NBC_01241 genomic region, the following are encoded:
- a CDS encoding ROK family protein, whose translation MHTDLVAALDIGGTKIAAALVDGGGALLVRAQRPTPARESAETVMGAVTEVLAELSGSPLWGRATAVGIGSAGPVDAASGTVSPVNVPAWRDFPLVERVGKAVGGLPVELVGDGVAMTAAEHWLGAARGYDNALCMVVSTGVGGGLVLGGKLHPGPTGNAGHIGHISVDLDGDPCPCGSRGCVERIASGPNIARRALETGWRPGPDGDASAAAVAAAARAGDRIAIASFERAAQALAAGIAATATLVEIDIAVIGGGVAGAGDILFAPLRRALRRYATLSFVQHLTVAPAVMGTDAGLVGAAAAAARVGPGGAAAVRA comes from the coding sequence ATGCATACCGACCTCGTCGCCGCGCTGGACATCGGCGGAACCAAGATCGCCGCCGCGCTGGTGGACGGCGGCGGCGCGCTTCTCGTACGGGCGCAGCGGCCGACGCCCGCCCGGGAGAGCGCCGAGACGGTGATGGGGGCCGTGACGGAGGTCCTGGCCGAGCTGTCCGGCTCACCGCTGTGGGGACGGGCGACGGCTGTCGGCATCGGCAGCGCGGGCCCGGTGGACGCCGCGTCCGGCACGGTCAGCCCCGTCAACGTCCCCGCCTGGCGCGACTTCCCGCTGGTGGAGCGCGTCGGCAAGGCGGTCGGCGGACTGCCCGTCGAACTCGTCGGCGACGGCGTCGCGATGACGGCGGCCGAGCACTGGCTGGGCGCGGCCCGCGGCTACGACAACGCGCTGTGCATGGTCGTTTCGACCGGTGTGGGCGGCGGACTCGTCCTCGGCGGAAAGCTGCACCCCGGCCCCACGGGCAACGCCGGGCACATCGGCCACATCAGCGTGGATCTGGACGGCGACCCGTGCCCGTGCGGTTCGCGCGGCTGCGTCGAACGCATCGCCAGCGGACCGAACATCGCCCGCCGGGCGCTGGAGACCGGCTGGCGGCCCGGACCGGACGGCGACGCCTCGGCCGCTGCCGTGGCCGCCGCCGCGCGGGCCGGGGACCGTATCGCCATCGCCTCGTTCGAGCGTGCCGCGCAGGCGCTGGCTGCCGGGATCGCCGCCACGGCCACGCTCGTCGAGATCGACATCGCGGTGATCGGCGGGGGAGTCGCCGGCGCGGGCGACATCCTGTTCGCTCCACTGCGCCGTGCCCTGCGCCGGTACGCCACGCTCTCCTTCGTCCAGCACCTCACGGTGGCCCCGGCGGTGATGGGCACCGACGCGGGGCTGGTGGGCGCGGCGGCCGCGGCGGCGCGGGTGGGGCCGGGCGGGGCCGCGGCTGTTCGCGCCTGA
- a CDS encoding LacI family DNA-binding transcriptional regulator, with protein sequence MAETARHSETRYGNRPTMKDVAARAGVGLKTVSRVVNSEPGVTPDTERRVQEAIEALGFRRNDSARVLRKGRTASIGLVLEDLADPFYGPLSRAVEEVARAHGALLINGSSAEDPEREQELVLALCARRVDGLIVIPAGDDHRYLEPEIRAGVATVFVDRPAGRIDADMVLSDSFGGAREGVAHLIAHGHRRIGFIGDQPRIHTATERLRGYHAAMADAGTAVKDSWVSLGSTAPDRVRAAAEEMLSGPEPVTALFAGNNRVTVTAVRVLAEQERRIALVGFDDIELADLLGITVISQDAAAVGRTAAEHLFRRLDGADDAPARVELPTSLIARGSGELPPA encoded by the coding sequence GTGGCCGAGACCGCCCGTCACTCCGAGACCCGTTACGGCAACCGGCCGACCATGAAGGATGTGGCCGCTCGCGCCGGAGTGGGCCTCAAGACGGTCTCCCGTGTGGTCAACAGCGAGCCGGGGGTCACGCCGGACACCGAACGCCGGGTCCAGGAGGCCATCGAGGCGCTCGGCTTCCGCCGCAACGACAGCGCGCGCGTGCTGCGCAAGGGCCGCACCGCCTCCATCGGGCTCGTCCTGGAGGATCTCGCCGACCCGTTCTACGGGCCCCTGAGCCGCGCGGTGGAGGAGGTCGCCCGGGCGCACGGCGCCCTGCTCATCAACGGGTCGAGTGCCGAGGACCCGGAGCGTGAGCAGGAGCTGGTCCTGGCCCTGTGCGCGCGCCGGGTGGACGGTCTCATCGTGATCCCGGCCGGCGACGACCACCGCTATCTGGAGCCGGAGATAAGGGCGGGCGTCGCCACCGTCTTCGTGGACCGCCCGGCGGGCCGGATCGACGCCGACATGGTTCTCTCCGACAGCTTCGGCGGCGCCCGCGAGGGCGTCGCGCATCTGATCGCGCACGGCCACCGCCGGATCGGCTTCATCGGCGACCAGCCGCGCATCCACACCGCCACCGAGCGGCTGCGCGGCTACCACGCGGCCATGGCGGACGCCGGGACGGCGGTGAAGGACTCCTGGGTCTCCCTCGGCTCGACGGCCCCGGACCGGGTCCGGGCCGCGGCCGAGGAGATGCTGTCCGGCCCCGAGCCCGTCACCGCACTGTTCGCGGGCAACAACCGGGTGACGGTGACGGCGGTACGCGTCCTCGCGGAGCAGGAACGACGGATCGCCCTGGTCGGCTTCGACGACATCGAGCTGGCCGACCTGCTCGGCATCACCGTCATCTCCCAGGACGCCGCGGCCGTGGGCCGGACGGCGGCCGAGCACCTCTTCCGCCGGCTGGACGGCGCGGACGACGCGCCGGCGCGGGTGGAACTGCCGACGTCACTCATCGCC